From a single Thermothielavioides terrestris NRRL 8126 chromosome 1, complete sequence genomic region:
- a CDS encoding glycoside hydrolase family 47 protein (CAZy_ID 269776) translates to MRSLSVRGAAALLLALTGSSAVAAPHQSRAAPRYVTNRQRADAVKDAFQVSWDGYYKYAFPHDSLRPVTNGYADDRNGWGASAVDAFSTALVMGKWDVVGQILAYVPTINFDNTTDSVSLFETTIRYLGGLLAAHDLITGPLSDNVSKTANVTAILTQAKRLADNLKVAFNTTSGVPDNNLYFNPPRRGGSDTNGIATIGTLVLEWTRLSDLTGDPQYGALAQKGESYLLSPSPALGQPFPGLLGTNVRLSDGQFVDGNGGWGGGDDSFYEYLIKMYLYDPQRFAKYRDRWVAAADSSIKYLASHPTTRPDLTYLAMWQNTTLRFTSQHLACFNGGNFILGGLTLDEPRYTRFGLALVDGCHDTYTSTATGIGPEIFSWQDASLVPLNAPNNPGPPAAQAAFYNASGFWIDNGAYVLRPEVLESYYYAYRATGDPKYQDWAWAAFQAINATCRVGSGYSDIKDVNKPGGGGFDDFQESFWFAEVLKYSYLIHAEDAPWQVKADHTNQFVFNTEAHPIRVAGGQERA, encoded by the exons ATGCGCTCGCTCTCCGTCCGCGGGGCTGCTGCCCTCCTGCTGGCCCTCACAGGCTCCTCCGCTGTCGCCGCCCCCCACCAGTCCCGGGCCGCCCCGCGCTACGTCACCAACCGGCAGCGTGCCGACGCGGTCAAGGACGCGTTCCAGGTCTCGTGGGATGGCTACTACAAATACGCGTTCCCGCACGACTCGCTGCGGCCCGTGACGAACGGGTATGCGGACGACAG GAACGGATGGGGCGCAAGCGCGGTCGACGCCTTCAGCACCGCGCTGGTCATGGGCAAGTGGGACGTCGTAGGCCAGATTCTGGCCTACGTGCCGACCATCAACTTCGACAACACCACCGACAGCGTGTCCCTGTTCGAGACCACCATCCGCTACCTCGGTGGTCTGCTGGCTG CCCACGACCTTATCACGGGCCCTCTCAGTGATAACGTCAGCAAGACCGCCAATGTGACGGCTATCCTGACCCAGGCCAAGCGGCTGGCCGACAACCTCAAAGTCGCCTTCAACACGACGAGCGGCGTCCCGGACAACAACCTCTACTTCaacccgccgcgccggggTGGCTCGGACACCAACGGAATCGCCACCATCGGCACGCTGGTGCTCGAGTGGACGCGCCTGAGTGACCTGACCGGTGATCCCCAGTACGGAGCGCTGGCTCAGAAGGGCGAGTCGTATCTGTTGtccccgtcgccggcccTGGGTCAGCCGTTTCCCGGTCTGCTGGGGACCAACGTGAGGCTCTCGGACGGCCAGTTCGTGGACGGCAACGGCGgttggggcggcggcgacgacagcTTCTATGAGTATCTCATCAAGATGTACCTGTACGACCCGCAGCGGTTTGCCAAGTACCGCGACCGTTGggtggccgcggccgactcGTCCATCAAGTACCTCGCGTCGCACCCGACCACGCGGCCCGACCTCACGTACCTCGCCATGTGGCAGAACACGACACTGCGTTTCACCTCGCAGCACC TCGCCTGCTTCAACGGTGGCAACTTCATCCTGGGCGGGCTCACGCTGGACGAGCCGCGGTACACGCGCTtcgggctggcgctggtggaCGGGTGTCACGACACGTacacgtcgacggcgacgggcaTCGGGCCCGAGATCTTCTCGTGGCAGGACGCGTCGCTGGTGCCGCTGAACGCGCCCAACAACccgggcccgccggccgcccaggccgccttCTACAACGCGTCCGGCTTCTGGATCGACAACGGCGCCTACGTGCTGCGCCCGGAGGTCCTCGAGAGCTACTACTACGCCTACCGCGCCACCGGCGACCCCAAGTACCAGGACTGGGCCTGGGCCGCCTTCCAGGCCATCAACGCCACCTGccgcgtcggcagcggctaCTCGGATATCAAGGACGTGAAcaagcccggcggcggcggcttcgatGACTTCCAGGAGAGCTTCTGGTTCGCCGAGGTGTTGAAGTACAGCTATCTGATCCATGCCGAG GATGCTCCGTGGCAGGTCAAGGCCGACCACACGAACCAGTTCGTCTTCAACACCGAGGCGCACCCGATCCGCGTGGCGGGAGGGCAAGAGAGGGCATGA